One Chthoniobacterales bacterium genomic window carries:
- a CDS encoding alpha-L-rhamnosidase: MEKSRSLTIPQQSPQKESFCCPGDSCNAAPSSPDGFKRRDFMKPASKGDEQTWNAQWVSVWALELKRSNLWLCFRKTVVLDAKPASARVRIAADSKYWLWINGGLVVHEGQLKRGPTPNDTYYDEIDIARYLRPGENTLCVLLWYFGKEGFCHKSSGVAAMVFEGDLDGRPLLSDRTWKVRVHPGFGESAPPYPNIRLPESNIHFDARLDMPGWNACGFDDSAWDNASELGRPPTHPWNRLVRRPVPLWRFGGLLPYSNEADFPEKNNWLENSVLRARLPGNLSVCPALKIDAKPGLKISIFTDNYRGGSEYNVRVDYITKEGIQEFESPAYLTGHEVIYDFPSGVRVLELKYRHSHFDTAVTGRFQCSDEFLNSLWRKSANTMLLNMRDGIQDPDRERAQWWGDVVILIGMIVHSCDEAGLSAIRKAVHNLVDWQKPDGVLYSPVPAGNWFLELPDQMRAAIGKYGFWYYFRHTGDRETIARAYPAVTRYLDLWKIGTDGLVIRRTGGWDWGDWGENKDMPVLINAWFYMALESARDMAALLGDEAAALARQTEMDGLKESFNRIFWTGREYRSPGHDGEPDDRGQALAIVAGLAQKNFFPALGDLFLRRFEASPYMEKYVLEALFMMDRPEQALARMKSRYRPMVESPFCTLWESWSFGDANSAKYGGGTYNHGWAGGPLTLMAEHIAGISPLAPGFERFRMAPRIGLLEQFDCTVPARGGVLEMRQEKFAEGYRLTISVPEGCSGELLLASRPPVDLKPGKSEFLIAGSEGA; this comes from the coding sequence ATGGAAAAGAGCCGTTCGTTAACAATTCCCCAACAATCCCCGCAGAAAGAATCCTTTTGCTGCCCCGGCGATTCCTGCAATGCAGCCCCATCTTCCCCTGATGGGTTCAAGCGCCGCGATTTCATGAAGCCTGCTTCAAAAGGGGATGAGCAAACATGGAATGCCCAGTGGGTCAGTGTGTGGGCACTGGAATTGAAGCGTTCCAACCTGTGGCTTTGCTTCCGCAAGACCGTGGTTTTGGATGCGAAGCCGGCGTCGGCCCGCGTGCGCATCGCGGCGGACTCGAAATACTGGCTGTGGATCAACGGGGGACTGGTAGTGCATGAAGGCCAGCTCAAGCGCGGGCCGACTCCGAACGACACGTATTACGACGAGATCGACATTGCGCGGTATCTGCGGCCCGGCGAAAACACCCTGTGCGTGCTGTTGTGGTATTTCGGGAAGGAGGGATTCTGCCACAAATCCAGCGGAGTGGCGGCGATGGTTTTCGAGGGGGATCTCGATGGCCGCCCGCTGCTCAGCGACCGCACATGGAAGGTGCGGGTGCATCCGGGGTTCGGGGAGTCCGCCCCGCCGTATCCCAATATCCGGCTGCCGGAATCCAACATCCATTTTGATGCCCGGCTCGACATGCCCGGCTGGAACGCTTGCGGTTTCGATGATTCGGCATGGGACAATGCCTCCGAGTTGGGCCGCCCACCGACGCATCCTTGGAACCGGCTTGTCCGTCGCCCGGTGCCGCTCTGGCGCTTTGGCGGCCTGCTGCCTTATTCCAACGAGGCCGATTTTCCCGAAAAAAACAACTGGCTCGAAAACTCGGTGCTTCGCGCCCGGCTGCCGGGCAACCTTTCGGTTTGCCCCGCCCTGAAAATCGATGCGAAGCCCGGCCTGAAAATCTCGATCTTCACCGACAATTATCGCGGCGGCAGCGAATACAACGTGCGGGTCGATTACATCACCAAAGAAGGAATTCAGGAATTTGAAAGCCCCGCCTACCTCACCGGCCACGAGGTGATCTACGACTTTCCTTCGGGGGTCAGGGTGTTGGAGCTGAAATACCGCCACTCGCATTTTGATACGGCGGTCACCGGCCGGTTCCAATGTTCGGATGAGTTCCTCAACTCCCTGTGGAGGAAGTCCGCCAACACGATGCTTCTCAACATGCGCGACGGCATCCAGGACCCCGACCGCGAGCGCGCCCAATGGTGGGGGGATGTCGTCATCCTCATTGGAATGATCGTGCACTCCTGCGATGAAGCCGGACTTTCCGCCATCCGGAAGGCCGTCCATAACCTGGTCGATTGGCAGAAGCCGGACGGCGTGCTCTACTCCCCGGTGCCGGCGGGGAACTGGTTTCTCGAACTGCCCGATCAGATGCGCGCCGCCATCGGCAAATACGGGTTCTGGTATTATTTCCGCCATACCGGGGACCGGGAGACCATCGCCCGTGCGTATCCTGCGGTGACGCGCTATCTCGACCTGTGGAAAATCGGGACCGACGGATTGGTCATCCGCCGCACCGGGGGATGGGACTGGGGCGACTGGGGGGAAAACAAGGACATGCCGGTGCTGATCAACGCCTGGTTTTACATGGCGCTGGAATCGGCAAGAGACATGGCGGCGTTGCTGGGAGACGAGGCTGCGGCACTTGCCCGCCAAACGGAAATGGACGGGCTGAAGGAAAGCTTTAACCGCATTTTCTGGACAGGCCGCGAATACCGGTCGCCGGGGCATGACGGCGAACCGGACGACCGCGGCCAGGCACTGGCGATCGTCGCAGGACTCGCTCAAAAAAATTTTTTCCCTGCCCTTGGCGACCTCTTTTTGAGGAGGTTCGAGGCAAGTCCCTACATGGAGAAATACGTGCTGGAGGCGCTGTTTATGATGGACCGTCCGGAGCAGGCGCTTGCGCGGATGAAGAGCCGATACCGGCCGATGGTCGAAAGCCCGTTCTGCACGCTGTGGGAATCCTGGTCGTTTGGCGACGCCAACTCGGCCAAATACGGTGGTGGAACATACAACCACGGCTGGGCGGGAGGCCCCCTCACCCTCATGGCCGAACACATCGCCGGCATCAGCCCGCTCGCTCCCGGCTTCGAACGCTTCCGCATGGCTCCCCGCATCGGATTGCTGGAACAATTCGACTGCACGGTGCCCGCGCGCGGCGGAGTCCTGGAAATGCGTCAGGAAAAATTTGCGGAGGGATACCGCCTGACCATCTCCGTTCCGGAAGGCTGCTCCGGCGAACTGCTTTTGGCCTCCCGCCCGCCGGTGGATTTGAAACCTGGAAAATCGGAATTTCTCATCGCCGGATCCGAGGGAGCGTGA
- a CDS encoding MFS transporter, with the protein MKPTGKIWKHLGLGAGGAVENSFQNAPLGLVNPIYNVGLGVSPVLVGIAMAVPRFWELLIDPLIGAASDRTRSRFGRRLPFIAFGLLGSLVFFIAMWWAPAGMSKQALGIWLIVTAFLFYTCYSFFAIPYAGLTIEASVAGPDRIGVMTARTAFANSSQIVISWIYWFCQREWFSSPAIGMRWAGIGFGLLVTLCGVAVIVTTLRCGLHRHSSHEGSEPVEKGIYRKLLSLAPTRRILTALLSTMVGFTLVSHLSFYLVAFHACQGDLKQASLVVAVKATVTMIAAVIACPLIGMAAKRFGKERIFNIMLATGVVSSLSMWYLITPLNPYLSMISDLGIYLCLVGFWLLMPAYLGDISDYYERATGQSCQGTLSALYGNAVKIGASVALLLTGYILVVCGFDAAMPHEAMGRPLFNMRILFAVVPSIGLVIAYFAMARFRLPNHGSPPQTS; encoded by the coding sequence ATGAAACCCACCGGAAAAATCTGGAAACACCTCGGGCTGGGCGCAGGCGGCGCCGTTGAAAACTCGTTCCAGAACGCGCCGCTCGGACTGGTCAATCCGATTTACAATGTCGGCCTCGGCGTCAGTCCGGTGCTGGTCGGCATTGCGATGGCCGTGCCGCGGTTTTGGGAACTCCTCATCGATCCGCTGATCGGCGCTGCAAGCGACCGGACCCGCAGCCGTTTCGGCCGGCGTTTGCCTTTTATCGCCTTCGGCCTGCTCGGCAGTCTGGTGTTCTTCATCGCCATGTGGTGGGCCCCGGCGGGCATGTCCAAACAGGCGCTGGGAATCTGGCTCATTGTCACGGCGTTTCTGTTTTACACCTGCTACTCGTTTTTCGCCATTCCCTACGCCGGCCTTACCATCGAGGCCAGTGTGGCCGGGCCCGACCGCATCGGCGTGATGACCGCGCGCACCGCATTCGCCAATTCCAGCCAGATCGTCATCAGTTGGATCTATTGGTTCTGCCAGCGGGAATGGTTTTCCTCGCCCGCGATCGGCATGCGCTGGGCAGGGATCGGTTTCGGCCTGCTGGTCACGCTTTGTGGCGTGGCGGTGATCGTCACCACGCTGCGCTGCGGGCTCCACCGCCACAGCAGCCATGAGGGCTCCGAGCCGGTCGAGAAGGGGATCTATCGGAAACTCCTGTCGCTGGCTCCCACGCGCCGTATCCTGACGGCATTGCTGAGCACGATGGTGGGCTTTACCCTCGTCAGCCACCTGAGTTTCTATCTGGTCGCGTTTCACGCCTGCCAAGGCGATCTCAAGCAGGCGTCGCTGGTGGTGGCGGTCAAGGCGACCGTCACCATGATCGCCGCGGTGATCGCATGTCCGCTCATCGGCATGGCGGCCAAGCGTTTCGGTAAGGAACGGATCTTCAACATCATGCTGGCCACCGGGGTGGTCTCCAGCCTCTCGATGTGGTATCTCATCACGCCGCTCAATCCCTACCTGAGCATGATCAGCGATCTTGGCATCTACCTCTGCCTCGTCGGATTCTGGTTGCTCATGCCGGCGTATCTGGGCGACATCAGCGATTATTACGAGCGCGCGACCGGCCAGAGCTGCCAGGGCACCTTGTCCGCGCTCTACGGCAACGCGGTGAAAATCGGCGCTTCCGTGGCGCTGCTGCTCACCGGCTACATCCTCGTCGTTTGCGGCTTTGATGCCGCCATGCCGCACGAGGCGATGGGCCGTCCGCTTTTCAACATGCGCATCCTCTTCGCCGTGGTGCCGAGCATCGGCCTGGTGATCGCGTATTTCGCCATGGCCCGGTTCCGCCTGCCAAACCACGGATCACCGCCCCAAACGTCCTGA
- a CDS encoding IS1380 family transposase, whose translation MQTTVGASLRTDCAPELFVFPSFDRRKIEGSFTGGDVSSDGGLMALRLADKKLGLIAALDAVIEDPREADQVVHRQRDLLSQRIYGLALGYEDLNDHDTLRKDLLWQSAVERGQELASSPTLCRLERRADRQTAWAMSKVLVELFIQSFQEAPSELILDFDATDDRVHGQQEGRAFHGYYGDWCFLPLYVFCGEQLLVSYLRPSNQDPARHAWAILKLLVTRLRQEWPQVKIIFRGDSGFCRWRMLRWCEKSGVDYVVGLAKNERLLALLEKPMAQAAAAFEQTKEKQRHFVRLAYAAKSWDRARSVVAKAEHTEKGANPRFILTSLESEEQKIYDEIYCARGEMENRIKEQQLGLFADRTSCHGWWANQFRLLLSSAAYVLMEYMRRIALAGTELARAQVTTIRLKLLKIGTVILRNTRRIRLLFSSAYPHQQLFATMLGRLNSA comes from the coding sequence ATGCAAACAACAGTTGGAGCTTCGCTACGGACAGATTGTGCACCGGAACTTTTTGTTTTTCCAAGCTTTGATCGTCGGAAAATCGAGGGAAGTTTTACCGGTGGGGACGTTTCCAGTGATGGCGGGCTGATGGCGCTGCGCTTGGCGGACAAGAAGCTGGGTTTGATCGCCGCCTTGGATGCGGTGATTGAGGATCCGCGCGAGGCCGATCAGGTGGTGCACCGGCAGCGCGATCTTTTGTCTCAGCGCATTTACGGACTGGCCTTGGGTTACGAGGATCTCAACGACCACGACACCTTGCGCAAGGACTTGCTGTGGCAGAGTGCGGTGGAGCGCGGGCAGGAACTGGCCAGCAGTCCGACGTTGTGTCGTTTGGAACGACGCGCTGACCGGCAGACGGCTTGGGCCATGTCGAAGGTCCTGGTTGAGTTGTTCATCCAAAGCTTCCAAGAGGCTCCGTCCGAACTGATCCTGGATTTTGATGCGACCGATGACCGGGTGCACGGGCAGCAGGAGGGCCGGGCTTTTCACGGCTACTATGGCGACTGGTGTTTTTTGCCCCTTTACGTTTTTTGCGGCGAGCAACTCTTGGTCAGTTACCTGCGGCCGAGCAATCAAGATCCCGCCCGGCATGCGTGGGCTATTTTGAAGTTGTTGGTCACGCGCCTGCGCCAGGAGTGGCCGCAGGTGAAGATCATCTTCCGCGGCGACTCGGGCTTTTGCCGTTGGCGCATGCTGCGGTGGTGTGAGAAGAGCGGGGTGGATTACGTGGTGGGCTTGGCCAAGAACGAGCGCCTGCTGGCGTTACTTGAAAAGCCGATGGCGCAAGCAGCGGCCGCCTTCGAGCAAACCAAGGAAAAGCAACGGCACTTCGTGCGCTTGGCGTATGCGGCCAAGAGCTGGGATCGGGCGCGCTCGGTCGTCGCCAAAGCCGAGCACACCGAGAAGGGAGCCAACCCGCGCTTTATCCTCACCAGCTTGGAGAGCGAAGAGCAGAAGATCTACGATGAGATCTACTGCGCGCGCGGAGAGATGGAAAATCGCATCAAGGAACAACAACTCGGACTCTTCGCCGACCGCACCAGTTGCCACGGTTGGTGGGCCAACCAGTTCCGCCTGCTCTTGTCCTCGGCGGCCTATGTGCTCATGGAATACATGCGCCGCATCGCCCTGGCCGGCACCGAACTGGCCCGCGCCCAAGTCACCACCATCCGGCTCAAGCTGCTCAAGATCGGCACGGTCATCTTGCGCAACACGCGCCGCATCCGCCTGCTCTTTTCCAGCGCTTATCCCCACCAGCAACTCTTTGCCACCATGCTCGGGCGCCTCAACTCGGCCTGA